A genome region from Glycine max cultivar Williams 82 chromosome 5, Glycine_max_v4.0, whole genome shotgun sequence includes the following:
- the LOC100781356 gene encoding protein TIFY 5A: protein MRKNCKLELRLFPPSLSDLRPMMEAEVSDSPQQQDPHHQQQQQLQHPLTIFYDGKICVSDVTELQARSILMLANKETERRVMTPTGSEPSSPILLQSPHNNMYSPSTGLSMKRSLQRFLQKRKNRVQETSPYHH, encoded by the exons ATGAGAAAGAATTGCAAGTTGGAACTTCGCCTTTTTCCTCCCTCCCTCTCCGATCTTCGCCCCAT GATGGAAGCAGAAGTGAGTGATAGCCCACAACAACAGGACCCTCACcatcaacagcaacaacaactacAACATCCGCTGACCATTTTCTATGATGGCAAGATTTGTGTCTCAGATGTCACAGAGCTTCAG GCCAGATCCATATTAATGCTAGCAAATAAAGAGACGGAGAGAAGGGTGATGACACCAACTGGGTCAGAACCATCTTCACCAATATTACTGCAATCACCTCATAATAACATGTATAGCCCCAGCACTGGACTTTCCATGAAAAGATCACTGCAGAGGTTTCTCCAGAAGAGGAAGAATCGTGTCCAAGAAACATCCCCATACCATCACTag